In Anguilla rostrata isolate EN2019 chromosome 1, ASM1855537v3, whole genome shotgun sequence, a genomic segment contains:
- the rpl13a gene encoding 60S ribosomal protein L13a, producing the protein MADRFNKVLLLDGRGHLLGRLAAIVAKQVLLGHKVVVVRCEGINISGNFYRNKLKYLAFLRKRMNTNPSRGPYHFRAPSRIFWRTVRGMLPHKTKRGQAALDRLKVFDGIPPPYDKRKRMVVPAALKIVRLKPTRKFALLGRLAHEVGWKYQAITATLEEKRKEKAKLRYGKKKTELKLKKVAEKNVESKIAKYTDVLKQYGVLV; encoded by the exons ATGGCGGACCGATTCAATAAG GTTCTGCTGCTTGACGGCAGGGGGCATCTCCTTGGTCGCCTGGCCGCCATTGTGGCGAAGCAGGTTCTGCTGG GCCACAAAGTTGTGGTGGTAAGATGTGAGGGGATCAACATCTCCGGAAACTTCTATCGCAACAAAC TGAAATACCTGGCTTTCCTCCGCAAAAGGATGAACACCAACCCCTCCCGTGGGCCCTACCATTTCAGAGCTCCTAGCCGCATCTTCTGGAGGACCGTGAGAG GCATGCTCCCCCATAAGACCAAGAGAGGCCAGGCTGCGCTGGACAGGCTGAAGGTGTTCGACGGAATCCCCCCTCCTTATGACAAA AGGAAGCGTATGGTGGTGCCTGCTGCTCTGAAGATCGTGCGGCTGAAGCCCACCCGTAAG TTTGCGCTGCTTGGACGCCTTGCTCACGAGGTGGGCTGGAAGTACCAGGCCATCACCGCCAcgctggaggagaagaggaaagagaaggCCAAGCTGCGCTACGGCAAGAAGAAGACCGAGCTCAAGCTGAAGAAGGTGGCCGAGAAGAACGTTGAGAGCAAAATCGCCAAATACACCGACGTCCTCAAACAATACGGAGTGCTTGTATGA